The proteins below come from a single Gimesia alba genomic window:
- a CDS encoding APC family permease has protein sequence MSSDQPEPVAESTERYLQKLSLWDTVNIIIGIVIGVSIFKVPSAVFSFAGSIEAGFVVWGLGGLLMLAGALCYSELASAIPETGGDYVFLSRTYGSGTGFLFGWAQFIVINPANIGIMSYVFADYAVSFLLLQGPNSEVYNSWMVMLACFSVCILIGLNLLGLVVGKWAQNILTLAKVIGLAAIAGAGIYLGITNTTPAPEAVVGESSSGANLGLAMVFVLYAFGGWNDAAFVAAEVKEPGRNIPRALMVGTIGILVIYLLINAAYLFGLGYQGLLDSPTPAATLLGNAWGDPGQKMISVIIMISSLGAINGLILTGSRVNVRLGMDHRFFAMLARWNHRVNAPIYSLLTQGLISVAMIVLVGTGAGQSLLELPFKLLNWDIIDWKMYGGGFETLLAATAPLFWIFFLLTGLSLILLRFKLPHLNRPFRVPLYPITPLLFCGTSIYMLYSSLMYAWGLTLLGVIPILIGIPLYWMSRNKQSDVPN, from the coding sequence ATGTCTTCAGATCAACCAGAGCCAGTGGCTGAATCGACGGAACGCTACCTGCAAAAGCTGAGCCTGTGGGACACGGTCAACATCATCATCGGAATTGTGATCGGCGTTTCGATCTTCAAAGTGCCGAGCGCGGTATTCAGTTTTGCCGGATCCATCGAAGCGGGCTTTGTCGTCTGGGGACTGGGAGGCCTCCTGATGCTGGCCGGCGCACTCTGTTATTCCGAACTGGCGTCTGCGATCCCTGAAACGGGGGGAGACTATGTCTTTCTCTCGCGCACATACGGCAGCGGAACCGGTTTTCTGTTTGGCTGGGCACAGTTCATCGTGATCAACCCGGCCAATATCGGCATCATGTCGTATGTCTTCGCAGACTACGCGGTTTCGTTTTTACTTTTACAAGGGCCAAATTCCGAGGTCTACAACAGTTGGATGGTAATGCTGGCTTGTTTCTCGGTCTGCATCCTGATTGGCTTAAACCTGCTGGGGCTGGTCGTTGGTAAATGGGCGCAGAATATTCTGACGCTGGCGAAAGTTATCGGGCTGGCCGCGATCGCCGGAGCCGGCATCTACCTCGGCATAACAAACACCACACCAGCGCCCGAAGCAGTCGTCGGCGAGTCGAGTTCCGGAGCCAACCTGGGTCTGGCGATGGTTTTCGTGTTGTATGCGTTTGGCGGCTGGAATGACGCCGCGTTCGTGGCTGCGGAAGTCAAAGAGCCGGGCCGAAATATTCCGCGGGCACTGATGGTCGGCACGATCGGCATCCTGGTGATTTATCTGCTGATCAACGCTGCGTACCTGTTCGGGCTGGGTTATCAGGGTCTGCTCGATTCCCCCACACCGGCCGCCACTCTGCTGGGAAATGCCTGGGGAGATCCAGGACAGAAAATGATCAGCGTGATCATCATGATTTCCTCTCTGGGCGCAATCAACGGCTTGATCCTGACCGGTTCGCGGGTGAATGTGCGTCTGGGAATGGATCATCGGTTTTTCGCGATGCTGGCACGGTGGAATCATCGCGTGAACGCCCCGATATACTCACTACTCACGCAGGGGTTGATTTCGGTTGCCATGATTGTTCTGGTTGGCACCGGTGCCGGCCAGAGTCTGCTGGAACTCCCCTTCAAACTGTTGAACTGGGATATCATCGACTGGAAAATGTATGGGGGCGGCTTTGAAACCCTGCTGGCGGCGACCGCGCCCCTGTTCTGGATTTTCTTCCTGCTGACGGGGCTGAGTCTGATTCTGCTGCGGTTCAAACTCCCGCATCTGAACCGCCCGTTTCGCGTGCCCCTCTACCCTATCACGCCGCTGCTGTTTTGCGGCACCTCGATTTACATGCTGTATTCCAGCCTGATGTATGCCTGGGGACTGACGCTCTTGGGAGTGATCCCCATTCTGATCGGCATACCTCTGTACTGGATGAGCCGCAACAAGCAGTCAGACGTTCCCAATTAG
- a CDS encoding amidohydrolase family protein produces the protein MQNIDRRTFIKTASAGLVAAQTGISLSAEKTPPVKLPAKVVDTHTHFYDPTRPEGVPWPSKGSSLYRTVLPKHFIELKKYQPVNATVIVEASKLVEDNQWILDLAKENPVIIGFVGRLTPGDPMFRTHLKRFAKNPIYKGIRVNYNLLEPGLSQNQFIDDMKLMADMGLQVDLNGGPVTLDGARRLAEKVPDLRIVVDHIGNVVIKGEEIDPEWKRYMEALSDQKQVFVKISALVEGASRHRPDNVPADVDYYRPTLDVIWKQIGVDRMIFGSNWPVSERAADYVTLQKILVDYLQDKGQSALDKVFWKNSKLAYRWDKYPGE, from the coding sequence ATGCAAAATATCGATCGTCGTACCTTTATCAAAACCGCATCGGCAGGTCTGGTTGCCGCCCAGACCGGAATCAGTTTGAGTGCCGAGAAAACGCCCCCGGTGAAACTCCCTGCGAAAGTTGTTGACACACATACGCATTTCTACGATCCCACGCGCCCCGAAGGCGTCCCTTGGCCGAGCAAGGGATCTTCTCTGTATCGCACCGTCCTCCCGAAACATTTTATCGAATTGAAAAAGTACCAGCCGGTCAACGCGACCGTGATCGTGGAAGCCAGCAAACTGGTCGAAGACAACCAGTGGATTCTGGATCTGGCGAAAGAGAATCCGGTCATCATCGGCTTTGTCGGCCGCCTGACGCCCGGCGATCCCATGTTCCGCACGCATCTCAAACGCTTTGCGAAAAATCCGATCTATAAAGGCATCCGTGTTAATTACAATCTGCTCGAACCCGGCTTGTCTCAGAACCAGTTCATTGATGACATGAAACTCATGGCCGACATGGGACTGCAGGTCGATCTGAACGGCGGTCCCGTCACACTCGACGGTGCCCGCCGCCTCGCGGAAAAAGTTCCCGATCTGCGCATCGTCGTTGACCATATCGGCAACGTCGTGATCAAGGGAGAGGAAATCGATCCCGAGTGGAAACGTTATATGGAAGCCCTTTCCGATCAGAAACAGGTCTTCGTTAAAATCTCCGCACTGGTCGAAGGCGCCTCTCGTCATCGTCCGGACAACGTTCCCGCCGACGTGGACTATTACCGCCCCACGCTGGACGTGATCTGGAAACAGATCGGCGTCGACCGCATGATCTTCGGCAGTAACTGGCCCGTTTCCGAACGCGCCGCCGACTATGTCACGCTGCAGAAAATCCTCGTCGACTACCTGCAGGACAAAGGCCAGTCGGCTCTCGACAAAGTCTTCTGGAAAAACTCCAAACTCGCCTACCGCTGGGACAAATACCCCGGCGAGTAA
- a CDS encoding COG1470 family protein, with the protein MPESDDLNSSLNRREPLPSESETEERIHSEMEETEVGSSLESDWDSDDLQDEIESFDLSFKFEDFAPVWMQKLKSLYGTDPEWSLASTVGAVAIILTVLLLLAMPEDHVKNVADAIIPPEPEVVASLPDTTLIDTRVSVEPDVSLPVVELETEPLYVSFGELTDAFSGIAAREETPMRPELPTAAPSLVMDVQKILIIERELLDPAIDDAFFVEAQPSSTEVPGQLEPSERLLFDQSWRLIDLARAETQPQQVIRPTLYHERFPGGEHLQVGQEQPLDRSQLDRLTRVSAPQAEEQLDIEIQKQVPQQGTVQNLLTYSILVTNRGTRPAYDVRVDETISPAASLVDLSPPADVDQNHLHWKIARLDPDEERELQVKVFLDQAGSVKTNSEIKLVSNVASSTEISNPQVELKVQVPEVVSEGDVFPLDLIIHNQGRLSQEQIRLDLDLPEGLEHEAGRQLTLKIDQLAAGESRTLRARVKAVKPGNVKSQAQLVSQDISLDVEVWDQTILAKQITPKPTPVPQPKKTTPATPPAPVQPGPVQSCPCQPQPIYLPVLYLYP; encoded by the coding sequence ATGCCCGAGTCAGATGACCTCAACTCGAGTTTGAATCGTCGTGAACCACTGCCTTCCGAATCGGAGACAGAGGAACGTATTCACAGCGAAATGGAAGAAACCGAGGTTGGATCGTCTCTCGAATCTGACTGGGACAGCGACGATCTGCAAGACGAGATCGAAAGCTTTGATCTCTCGTTCAAATTTGAAGACTTTGCCCCGGTCTGGATGCAGAAACTCAAGTCGCTGTATGGCACCGATCCCGAATGGTCGCTGGCTTCGACAGTTGGTGCGGTAGCCATCATTCTGACCGTACTGCTGTTACTGGCGATGCCCGAGGATCATGTTAAAAACGTGGCTGATGCCATTATTCCCCCTGAACCGGAAGTCGTTGCCAGTCTGCCTGATACGACGTTAATCGACACACGCGTTAGCGTTGAACCGGATGTCTCCTTGCCTGTCGTCGAACTGGAAACAGAGCCGCTGTATGTTTCGTTTGGAGAACTAACCGATGCCTTTTCGGGAATCGCAGCACGTGAAGAAACACCAATGCGACCTGAGCTGCCGACGGCTGCTCCCTCGCTGGTGATGGACGTGCAGAAAATTCTCATTATTGAACGGGAGCTGCTGGACCCGGCGATAGATGATGCGTTTTTTGTAGAAGCACAGCCATCGTCGACGGAAGTGCCTGGTCAGCTTGAGCCATCAGAACGACTGCTGTTTGATCAAAGCTGGCGCCTAATAGATCTGGCCCGCGCAGAGACACAGCCCCAACAGGTCATTCGCCCGACACTGTACCACGAACGCTTTCCCGGCGGAGAACATCTGCAGGTAGGGCAAGAGCAGCCACTCGACCGAAGTCAGCTTGATCGGCTCACACGGGTGAGTGCCCCTCAAGCGGAAGAACAGCTCGATATCGAAATACAAAAACAGGTTCCGCAGCAAGGCACAGTGCAGAACCTGCTGACATATTCCATTCTGGTCACCAACCGGGGGACGAGACCCGCCTATGATGTGCGTGTGGACGAGACCATTTCCCCAGCCGCCAGCCTGGTGGATCTCTCACCGCCGGCGGACGTTGATCAAAATCATCTGCACTGGAAGATTGCGAGACTGGACCCTGATGAAGAACGCGAGCTGCAGGTTAAGGTCTTTCTGGATCAGGCGGGGAGCGTGAAAACGAATTCGGAAATCAAACTGGTTTCGAATGTGGCAAGTTCGACGGAAATCTCGAATCCACAAGTTGAGCTTAAGGTTCAAGTGCCTGAAGTCGTCAGCGAGGGCGATGTCTTCCCACTCGATTTGATCATTCATAATCAGGGACGTCTGAGCCAGGAACAGATCCGATTGGATCTGGATCTGCCGGAAGGACTGGAACACGAGGCAGGACGTCAACTGACGCTGAAGATTGATCAACTGGCAGCCGGTGAATCACGAACGCTACGAGCGCGCGTGAAAGCAGTCAAACCCGGCAATGTGAAATCGCAGGCGCAGCTGGTTTCTCAAGATATTTCGCTGGATGTAGAGGTATGGGACCAGACGATTCTGGCGAAGCAAATTACCCCCAAACCGACACCAGTGCCTCAGCCGAAGAAAACGACTCCGGCCACTCCCCCTGCCCCGGTACAGCCCGGCCCTGTGCAGTCCTGCCCCTGCCAGCCACAGCCGATCTATCTGCCTGTGCTCTATCTGTATCCCTGA
- a CDS encoding DUF6807 domain-containing protein — protein MNSLPHCARFLLLMLVFCFIGIPATLHAADSTLGQITIQNDSQAMENEPVFVTLPETGLAQDAVYLVETSGSNSQKIPAQIEKRPSAADRLWFIPPGKTAAGTKRVFDLKAGQLDVKNKVTIKDTGKAYQMRVGERPVLNYNYKHIPAPDSLDPLYGRSAHIHPIWTPGGKIVSDEFPPDHAHQSGQFLAYTKAEFEGRATNFWEIKSKKGRVRFHKLISKQAGPVFAELKVEQEHVDLTGPEEKPALIEVWTIRVWNQPGKKPDFWLYDITSEARCATESELKLPKYHYGGMAIRGGRGWSKENCRFLTSNGKTRENGNHDRSRWCDISGTVDQKKGWSGFTILSHPSNFRFPEPVRIHPSMPYMVFTPSALGDWGIEPGKPNISHYRFLVHDGQAHPRTETVWQNYAHPSTASLTLNAEQN, from the coding sequence ATGAATTCATTGCCCCACTGTGCTCGATTCTTATTACTGATGCTGGTGTTCTGTTTCATTGGAATTCCGGCTACCCTGCATGCGGCCGATTCCACGCTGGGCCAGATCACCATCCAAAACGATTCACAGGCGATGGAAAATGAACCGGTGTTTGTGACGCTGCCTGAAACCGGGTTGGCTCAAGACGCGGTTTACCTTGTGGAAACTTCGGGTTCGAATTCACAGAAGATTCCCGCACAGATTGAAAAGCGACCATCGGCGGCAGATCGGCTCTGGTTCATTCCGCCGGGCAAGACAGCCGCTGGGACCAAACGGGTGTTTGATTTAAAAGCGGGGCAACTTGACGTCAAAAACAAGGTCACGATCAAAGATACCGGGAAGGCGTACCAGATGCGGGTCGGAGAGCGTCCGGTTTTAAATTACAACTATAAACACATTCCGGCGCCTGATTCACTCGATCCGCTCTATGGACGCAGTGCCCACATTCATCCGATCTGGACGCCCGGCGGAAAGATTGTCTCTGACGAATTCCCTCCCGATCACGCGCATCAGAGTGGTCAGTTCCTGGCTTATACCAAAGCGGAATTCGAAGGACGGGCGACGAACTTCTGGGAAATCAAAAGTAAAAAAGGCCGCGTTCGTTTTCACAAGCTGATTTCGAAACAGGCAGGTCCCGTCTTTGCAGAATTGAAAGTAGAGCAGGAACACGTGGACCTGACCGGCCCGGAAGAAAAGCCCGCGCTGATTGAAGTGTGGACGATTCGGGTCTGGAATCAGCCTGGTAAAAAGCCGGACTTCTGGTTGTATGATATTACTTCAGAAGCCCGTTGCGCTACGGAGAGTGAACTCAAACTCCCCAAGTACCATTATGGCGGGATGGCGATTCGCGGCGGTCGTGGCTGGTCAAAAGAGAACTGCCGGTTTTTGACATCGAACGGCAAGACGCGCGAGAATGGAAATCACGATCGTTCACGCTGGTGCGATATTTCGGGAACCGTTGATCAGAAAAAAGGCTGGAGCGGATTTACCATTCTGAGTCATCCTTCCAATTTTCGATTTCCTGAGCCGGTACGAATTCACCCTTCGATGCCTTACATGGTGTTTACGCCCAGTGCGCTGGGTGACTGGGGGATTGAACCGGGCAAGCCGAACATCAGCCACTATCGTTTTCTGGTTCACGATGGACAGGCTCATCCGCGCACAGAAACAGTCTGGCAGAATTATGCTCACCCTTCGACCGCCTCGCTCACGTTAAACGCCGAACAGAATTGA
- a CDS encoding leucine-rich repeat domain-containing protein, whose amino-acid sequence MSNNKAYQEAEQAIQQAIIDEEKELDLCGLDLTEIPKSLTELTQLSELDLSGNCLKSLPESLGALTQLTELNLCFNELGILPDSLANLTHLNRLILSSNHLTSVPESIGKLNRLKELYLGGNQISALPEWIGNFSELKCLEINGNQITELPTTIGQLSQLKCLSLNENHLTSLPVEIGQLGNLVALSVTENLLNSLPDSIGLLSHLEDFRVSVNHLTMLPESIGDLARLIALDIDRNQFRTLPESLGQLSQLQSLSLFENQLTSLPDSLGQLTRLKALAASVNELTSLPDSIGELQQLEEMQVSNNQLSALPDSIEKLSRLYYIRIEQNQFSAFPEILCRLSQLTHIYLSDNQLTSLPETLGQLTQLFLLDVSNNQITELPQSFEKLVGLTVLNLDNNQLSALPDSLGCFEELSELTVSNNQLTSLPDSLKKLKQLEELNTKGNPLKSP is encoded by the coding sequence ATGTCAAATAATAAAGCTTATCAGGAAGCAGAACAGGCCATTCAACAGGCGATCATCGATGAAGAAAAAGAGCTTGACCTGTGTGGTCTGGATCTGACAGAAATCCCGAAATCACTCACAGAACTGACTCAATTGTCTGAACTTGACCTGAGTGGTAACTGTTTGAAATCGTTGCCGGAATCGCTCGGTGCACTCACCCAACTGACAGAACTAAATCTGTGTTTTAATGAATTAGGAATACTCCCCGATTCCCTGGCGAACCTGACGCATCTAAATCGACTGATTCTGTCCTCCAATCATCTAACGTCTGTTCCTGAATCAATCGGAAAACTCAACCGATTAAAGGAACTTTATCTGGGAGGAAACCAGATCTCTGCCCTGCCGGAATGGATTGGCAATTTCTCTGAATTGAAGTGCCTGGAGATAAACGGGAATCAGATCACTGAGCTACCGACAACGATAGGCCAGCTTTCGCAATTAAAATGTCTCTCTCTCAATGAAAATCATCTTACATCACTTCCGGTAGAAATTGGCCAGCTTGGTAATCTGGTAGCTTTGTCTGTCACCGAAAACTTATTGAATTCCTTACCAGACTCAATAGGACTGCTGTCTCATCTGGAGGATTTTCGAGTCTCCGTCAACCACTTGACGATGCTGCCAGAATCGATAGGAGACCTGGCGCGACTAATCGCATTAGACATAGATCGGAATCAGTTCCGTACATTACCGGAATCGCTGGGTCAACTGAGTCAGTTACAGAGCCTTTCTCTGTTTGAAAACCAGTTAACATCTTTGCCAGATTCGTTGGGACAACTCACCCGTTTGAAAGCATTGGCAGCGTCTGTCAATGAATTAACATCATTGCCGGATTCCATCGGTGAACTGCAACAGCTGGAAGAAATGCAAGTAAGCAATAATCAACTATCTGCTTTACCTGACTCCATAGAAAAACTGTCGCGGCTTTATTACATACGTATCGAACAGAATCAGTTTTCAGCTTTTCCAGAAATTCTTTGTCGACTCTCCCAACTGACACACATTTATCTATCCGACAATCAACTGACTTCCCTGCCAGAGACACTCGGTCAATTAACTCAATTATTTCTATTAGATGTCAGTAACAACCAAATCACGGAATTACCTCAATCGTTCGAGAAGCTGGTCGGACTCACTGTGTTGAATCTGGATAATAATCAGTTGAGCGCTTTGCCCGATTCACTCGGTTGTTTCGAAGAGTTATCTGAATTAACCGTATCCAATAACCAACTCACCTCGTTGCCTGATTCTCTGAAAAAACTGAAACAGCTGGAAGAATTGAACACAAAAGGCAATCCTTTGAAATCGCCTTAA